In one Buteo buteo chromosome 10, bButBut1.hap1.1, whole genome shotgun sequence genomic region, the following are encoded:
- the RGS18 gene encoding regulator of G-protein signaling 18 isoform X2: MENPLLLFPQLNISASKDKSYYKVMKSTIKEEPHKASKPGAKQKRNRLSLLLQKSEFHEGDHLGKPGSLTKAASVSPEEAVKWGESFDKLLSEKAGLDAFTKFLKTEFSEENIEFWIACEDYKKSKTAHELLPKAKTIYETFIQKDAPKEVNLDFQTKEVTSQNIEQPIITTFDAAQNTVYRLMEQDSYPRFLRSDPYLNLVKGRNPSRPTLRRRSRSFTVSDFQGVRPDFTVW; encoded by the exons ATGGAGAACCCACTTCTTTTATTCCCCCAGCTAAACATTTCTGCTTCAAAGGATAAATCCTATTACAAAGTCATGAAATCAACAATTAAAGAAGAGCCACATAAAGCAAGCAAACCTGG AGCtaagcagaagagaaacaggcTGAGCCTTCTCCTGCAGAAATCTGAATTCCATGAAGGTGATCATCTTGGTAAACCTGGAAGCTTGACAAAAGCAGCAAG TGTGTCTCCTGAAGAAGCAGTGAAATGGGGAGAATCTTTTGACAAACTGCTTTCTGAGAAAG CGGGACTGGATGCCTTTACAAAGTTTCTGAAAACGGAGTTCAGTGAGGAGAACATCGAGTTCTGGATAGCTTGCGAGGActacaagaaaagcaaaactgcacATGAACTTTTGCCAAAAGCTAAGACCATTTATGAAACATTCATACAGAAAGATGCTCCAAAAGAG GTGAATTTGGACTTTCAAACCAAAGAAGTCACAAGTCAGAATATTGAACAGCCCATCATCACCACCTTTGATGCAGCACAAAACACAGTCTACAGGCTGATGGAGCAAGACAGCTACCCACGCTTCCTAAGATCTGATCCTTATTTAAATTTGGTTAAGGGGAGAAATCCCAGTCGTCCTACTCTTAGGAGACGATCACGATCTTTTACTGTCAGTGATTTCCAGGGTGTACGACCAGACTTTACTGTTTGGTAG
- the RGS18 gene encoding regulator of G-protein signaling 18 isoform X1, with amino-acid sequence MENPLLLFPQLNISASKDKSYYKVMKSTIKEEPHKASKPGAKQKRNRLSLLLQKSEFHEGDHLGKPGSLTKAASSVSPEEAVKWGESFDKLLSEKAGLDAFTKFLKTEFSEENIEFWIACEDYKKSKTAHELLPKAKTIYETFIQKDAPKEVNLDFQTKEVTSQNIEQPIITTFDAAQNTVYRLMEQDSYPRFLRSDPYLNLVKGRNPSRPTLRRRSRSFTVSDFQGVRPDFTVW; translated from the exons ATGGAGAACCCACTTCTTTTATTCCCCCAGCTAAACATTTCTGCTTCAAAGGATAAATCCTATTACAAAGTCATGAAATCAACAATTAAAGAAGAGCCACATAAAGCAAGCAAACCTGG AGCtaagcagaagagaaacaggcTGAGCCTTCTCCTGCAGAAATCTGAATTCCATGAAGGTGATCATCTTGGTAAACCTGGAAGCTTGACAAAAGCAGCAAG CAGTGTGTCTCCTGAAGAAGCAGTGAAATGGGGAGAATCTTTTGACAAACTGCTTTCTGAGAAAG CGGGACTGGATGCCTTTACAAAGTTTCTGAAAACGGAGTTCAGTGAGGAGAACATCGAGTTCTGGATAGCTTGCGAGGActacaagaaaagcaaaactgcacATGAACTTTTGCCAAAAGCTAAGACCATTTATGAAACATTCATACAGAAAGATGCTCCAAAAGAG GTGAATTTGGACTTTCAAACCAAAGAAGTCACAAGTCAGAATATTGAACAGCCCATCATCACCACCTTTGATGCAGCACAAAACACAGTCTACAGGCTGATGGAGCAAGACAGCTACCCACGCTTCCTAAGATCTGATCCTTATTTAAATTTGGTTAAGGGGAGAAATCCCAGTCGTCCTACTCTTAGGAGACGATCACGATCTTTTACTGTCAGTGATTTCCAGGGTGTACGACCAGACTTTACTGTTTGGTAG